GAATACAACATGAGCTATCCCAACCCCATGAACTTCCTTCGCCGTATTTCCAAGGCAGACAACTACGATATTCAAACGCGTACTCTTGGAAAATACTTGATGGAAATCAGTCTCCTTGATCACAGgttccttccctttccccagAGCCAAGTCGGTGCAGCATCCATGCATCTGGCTCGCCAGATTCTCGATCGCGGCCCATGGGTAAGTTGCCCCATTGCTGATCTTAAGCATTCACATACACTAACTCATATATAGGATGCTACTCTAGCTCACTACGCCGGCTACACCGAAGAAGAGATTGAACCTGTCTTCCGGTTGATGGTTGACTATCTGCACCGCCCCGTTTGCCACGAAGCATTCTTTAAGAAATATGCCAGCAAGAAATTCCTCAAAGGTGAGGCTCTTTGTTATTTGAGGGTATCTTGCTCATAAGCTAACCCCTCGCCAGCCTCAATCATGACACGACAGTGGGCCAAGAAATATCACCACGTGTATATCGACAGCGCTCTCTCAGAGCCATACAGCTCCATCAAAGATCACGAATAGATGATGGAGTTCTCAACTGTCTGAGCATTCCGGTTCCGGGGAGTCCTCAGGCTAGGAGTTGGTTGATTTGAATATGTTGGCATTTTGTTTGTGATGGGTATAGGGCAACTCTTGCATATGTTTACGATGGCATCCTGTTTTAGTTGCGAACATTGGCATTCTTCGGCTTCACGGGGGGTGTCTGGCGCTTTATTTTTCAATACCTGCTCTTTTTTTATTCACTTCTCTATAACTTCTTGGGTGCCTTCGGGATGCTTCACCTTTGCTTAATGATACTTTCCAAGATTCAGCGATACTCGAATTCAGTTCTATTGGGCCCGATAATTGCAAGTTTTCTTAATTGAGCAAAATTTTTGCGGCGAGGTCGTTTCGAGGGTTGGGATAAACATGGTTGTCTTTAAAAAGCACAACAAATCCATAGATAGTTATTAGTTATTGTAACTTAACTGAGCAGGCGGAGGATCGGCACCAACCGAGGTTGCTTCGGTGCATCCTTCATTGAACGTTCCCCCTCAACGAATCTGTATTCTCTTACTCAAGGCTCCTGAGACAAAAGCAGACAACAAAAATGTCCTCATGCGCTTTTTGCAGAATTGCCGCTGCGCATCACCCAGTGGCCCCGTCAACATATCTTCACTCAACGCCgaacgccaacgccaactcTCCCTCCACTCCAACACCAGGTCCAGGTGAAGACGGCCATGCTTTCTTAATTCTTTCCACGAAACATGTCCTTGCTTTCTTAGATATTATGCCCCTGACACGAGGCCATGTGCTCGTTGTTCCACGGAATCATCATGAGAAGTTGGCTGAAGTGGGGGTAAGGGTTAGTCGCGAGGTATGTTATCTCCACCGTTGCTGCtgtcccttttttttcttttgcacGTCATTATAAGAATAGATGGGATTAAATTGATGATATCCGTATAGCTTGGTACATGGCTTCCCATACTCTCGCGTGCTGTGATGAGAACGGTATTCGGGGAGAGCACCGATTCAGACCCAAGCGGTAGTGGGAGTGGCGATGGTAATGGCAATGGCACAAGTGGTGGTACTCGTGCAGATCCGAGCTGGAACTGGAATGTCGTCCAGAATAACggtatctattattatctctacCTTCATTGATATGGTCAACTAACACACTTATTAGGCGCCGGAGCTGCGCAGGTCGTCCCGCATGTGCATTTCCACATTGTGCCGCGACCGCCGTTAGGCCAGGCGTCTACATCGGCGAAAATGAGCTTTATTATGTTTGGGCGTGGGCAGAgggaggatttggatgacgaggaggcggaggactTAGTACGGCTTttgagggaggagattgccAGGGAGGTGGTGAGAGTTAAGGAGGCAGAGGACATTGATCTGGACGGGGAGTTTCGGGATGCCGAGAGTGGTGTGGCCGGCGGCAAGGGGAGATTATAGATGGTGAGTATGAATTATATCATATAGATTTGGAGGATATGTATAACgatatttcttttttgtttatttGGTATCTTGTTTGCGGGCGGCTTGTCTTGAAGCTAGAAATGGGGCACAAATAGCCTACTTGTccataaatataaaatatgCATAATGCTGAAGTTAATAGATAGAGACTACTAGTCACTGCACTGCTGGGATTGGacttttcttgttttgttttgggTCTGGGTTCTTCATGAAATACTTTTGAAAGAATTAGAGTATgcctttatatataagagtAAATAGAAATGCAATGAACTCACCTGTCTTCTGAAAGCATTCAAATCATCGGCTGACACGCCGCTATCATCACCCTTCTGGCGCCCTGAGGATACATCCGACAGAACACCTTCTGGAAGTCTCCGGTATGTGATTAGTCGTCGTGTCCCTAGATGGAGTAGTCGTGAAGTCAGCTGATATCGAGGCAAATCGGAATGGGAATCCCTGGTGTGCGTTGCTTACAATTACTGAATGGTTGAACGGAGATACTGATAACTTCTAGATTTTGGTGCATTGGGACCGGAAACTCCGCTTCTTTTTCGCTAGTTGTAGGCATCCACATGCATAAGCGTCCGTCTGTGACTAGGGTCCTGGCTGCAAAGTTGAGAATATCGTTGATCATGGCTTCGAATCCATACGGTTTCTTAGGGGCAATGTACCCGGGCCGACTATGCAGTATTAACTTTCTGTTCAGGAGGGAAGGTAGGAGGGAACTGACTAATGTGCGGGCACTCCATCGATGATGACTTCTTCTTTTGGGCGGTTGTCTCGCGTCCCTAGAACCCGTAGGCCCTCGCGCACTCCATAAGGCGGATCGCAAACGATACCGTCAAGAAATTGACGGTCAATTAGAGGCGTGTTAGTCAGGTCTGAAGTGAACAGATCACCAAATTTGCTGGTGATTCCATATTGTTGAAAGTTCAGTTGTACACCTGTGGTCTTCCACTTCGCCATTTCCTTCCCACGGAAGCTTCGCCCATCGATATCAGAGCCAAAAGACAGGGCGCCAAAATGAGCTGCAGCAACGCAGAAGCTACCTGTTCCAACAAAAGGGTCATAGAATAACTTTCCTGGTGCTGCACCAGCCATATTTGCAGTGACTAGACTCAACTCAGCGTCCATAGATGTAGTGGCGATGTACGGACGCTTCTTTAAGTCATACTTGTTGATGACCTCACGGCTGCTCTCTGAGACGAAGCGACCCATGTATATATTTATTGGATCTGGCCCTTTGTTTAGAGTTTGCGATTTCTCCGCAGCCGGAATATGTGTGACATCGTAATACTGTTCTAGCACCCAGAAGTCCTGTTCAAAGCTCTTTAAGGTGATTGGGCCTTCGAAGCCAAGGTAAGAAAATGATTGTATAATATCTCTTTTTTGGGATGAGCTGCGCTTTCCAGCGAATGTCTCAACTGTAAACCGGAATGGTATGTCCTTGTACTGAGCCCAGAGATGCTGCGTTTTCCTGTGGACATCGGCATGGACGGCATCATAAGTGGTGCCCTGCCCCCAGAGTTCGAAGATATCCTTTACTAGGATGCTGCGGGAGACAAGAGTACGTGCTGCTTCTTCATTTGGGAGCCGTACGACACAGTATGGGGACTGGCGCGTTGTTAGTGTGATGATTCATTTTATGCTCTTCTTTTCGGTCGAGTGGGGTGTATTGCAACCCAGCATAGGCTATCAGGCTTTGGTAGAGGCACCGGAAAAAACAGCAGGAATTGAAGACTCACGAGTTCATTGTAGGAGACGATCTCAAGATCTATATTGTGCAACCAGGCTAGCGCCTGAATTTCCGGTTGTCGGAAAGTCTCATGCGTTTGGGCGAAGCGGATGAGGTACTCCATCCTTTGTGCACTACTTGGGTTTCGAGTTGGATAACTCGGAAATTATGTTTTCGGAGAATCaaccaaagaaaaaaagtgGCATGGAATGTCTTTTCCGGTGCTGCGTGGGCTAATATTGGTTtgtgttgagatggaggttGTGGTATGAgatttttcttcctcccagaGAATGAAGCCGCGCGACGGTTGGACTTTCACCTACACCAGGCATTACAATATTCAGTTACAACCATCAAAAAAGAACCAAAGATCTTTTAAAAAGACGTACGTAAGTTCCATTCTCggttaaaattaaatatgTTCAGGCAAGCCATAATCGTTCTATAAAATACACAAACACACATATGCGCTCTATCGGAGATATCGTCTCTCAAGAAGCATACCAGCAACATAATTGCCATCCAGGCATGGGAATCTCTCAAtatcaaaaagcaaaagaaaagcGCAAACATCGGGAAACATTCTCCCCACAAACCTTCAAATATCATAACATGACGCCATCGATAACGACAGACTAAAGCCCAATAACCATCTGACCCGAAACTCCACCGCTATGCTAACCGCTAACATTGAATACATGTCGTGAGCCATATCCGAAGACCGGGGCGGTGTCGACCTTCTCATCAGCGGGTATCATATCATGGTTCAGATCCCACCCAGCTCGACGGCAAAGCTCAGACACCACCACATCACAGTCGCCAAGTAAATCGATATCAAAATTCGTGTGTGATACAGGCTATATATCCATGTTAGCAACAAGATTCAATTCCATCAGTCTGAGTACCTACGGTGCGAGAAATGTAGATTTGGGGTATGTGAGGTGGTAGCACGCCCGGAACCTCCGCAACAGGAGCAACTTTCAGCGACGTTCCAATGACAATGACCAAGTCCACTTTGTCCCTATCATGATGAAGGAGACGATGTCCAAATTCATCGGGGAgatcttctccaaagaaTGTGATATCCGGCTAATCAAGGGAAGTTAGCGATTTAAGTACAGCCCATATAGGTGTCCACTAACCTTCATCACCCCTGGAGTTGGTATCTCGtagtcttcctcgtcggagCTGTCCTCTGCATTGGCCTTCCTATCTTTGTCGGCCCAATTGCCGCTccgcttccgcttctgcCCTTGAGGCTTCAGCGCATCTTCCCCAATCTGCTTGCGGCACTGGGGGCATTCAGGAACAACTCCTTTTTTGATGTCGTCATAGATCTCATCTCCTAACACCTTGTGATGACATTTGACACACGTAGCCTTCGCGAAAGAACCGTGGCACTGCACAATGTTTTCCGGAAGCACACCAGCATTTGCCTCAATGTTGTCAATATTCTGGGTGTAGTTGGTAAGCAACTTCCCCTTATCTTGAAGCAGCCGAATGAATCCGTGAGTCGGCGAGTACTTCTTTTCAGTCGGGAGTATATCCTTCGCAATTGAATAGAATATAGTTGGGTCCTCGCGGAAAATGTGAATATCAAATACTTCTTGCGGGTCACTGAGACCCAGGTGTTCCAACTGTGAGTAGAGTCCAGTGTCCTTGGATCTGAAATCCGGAATCCCCAGACTGGTAGAGATCTAATTGACCATAAGTATCCTCTAAGTGCATTCATAAAATAGCGCAGCACTTACACCTGCCCCAGTCAGGACAATTATGCTTTTCGATTCCTGAAGCAGTTTCACAGCATCGTCAATCGAGTTGTACTGGGGTAGCTTCTGACGCCTGGTGAACTCCCGAGAAATCGCGATTGCCagcagaggatgaaatgcCTCGTCTGGTGCACCGTCAAGAAAAGTAGGAGGTAAAATCCCAAATGCGGTACAAAGCTTCTTCGCAGTCACTGTGTCGCGAGCAATCGTCTCCTCCACAAATTGTGCCTTGCCAATTTCATGAAGTCGTTTCCGAAACTCAACAGCTTCCTCGAGGGTACAAGCACCGGGGATtgctaaaaaaaaaaaggcgaaACACAGTCAGTGCACTGAGACTTTTTTTTGGCCTAGGGCATCTATACAGAGTTTACTTACTTCCGTCGCGAAGCTGGTCATCACGGAGCATTTGAATGGCGTCCTCGTAAAGAGACTGAGTTTCCCACTCGTTATCCAAGCCATCGCTGTCAGTCTCATATTCAGATTGAGAAACCGAGCCCTTTTCCTCCACAGGAACGTCGTTTTCGGCCGGGAGAGTCCCTTCAACCTCCGCGGCTTCGACCTCCACAAGCGGAGTCTTCAACGGCGGGCTTTCCCCACAGGGCGCTGAGACAAGGTCCATCCTGGTGAGGAGAACGAGAAACCTTCAGCAGCCTCTGGATATGCCGACTGAACAACTCACATTGAGCTTTTTGCCACGCTATAAAAGGACGGTTGGCTCTGCACCATTGTACGGGAACGTGATCGGAACTTTGTTGATCCGGTCCGACTCCGATAAGGAGTCTTTATCTCCAGCGAGATAGGTAGCGGATCTCAGACTTTGTTGGTGAAGTGAGCGCGATGCGAATAAAATAACTTTTCTATTTGGTATCATCATGGATATTCGTTCTATTGACATTACGAGTCAGCCATCTCATGGTCACTGTCTGACTCGATCCCCTCccattcctcttcatccccctctccatcttctgcgTTGCTTTCATCTTCCATATCTTCGCCAATCTCCTTGTTCATAGCCTCCAC
This sequence is a window from Aspergillus puulaauensis MK2 DNA, chromosome 6, nearly complete sequence. Protein-coding genes within it:
- a CDS encoding tRNA (guanine-N2-)-methyltransferase (BUSCO:EOG09262GNE;~COG:L;~EggNog:ENOG410PFNQ;~InterPro:IPR002052,IPR029063,IPR016691,IPR000241;~PFAM:PF01170;~go_function: GO:0003676 - nucleic acid binding [Evidence IEA];~go_function: GO:0008168 - methyltransferase activity [Evidence IEA];~go_process: GO:0032259 - methylation [Evidence IEA]); its protein translation is MEYLIRFAQTHETFRQPEIQALAWLHNIDLEIVSYNELSPYCVVRLPNEEAARTLVSRSILVKDIFELWGQGTTYDAVHADVHRKTQHLWAQYKDIPFRFTVETFAGKRSSSQKRDIIQSFSYLGFEGPITLKSFEQDFWVLEQYYDVTHIPAAEKSQTLNKGPDPINIYMGRFVSESSREVINKYDLKKRPYIATTSMDAELSLVTANMAGAAPGKLFYDPFVGTGSFCVAAAHFGALSFGSDIDGRSFRGKEMAKWKTTGVQLNFQQYGITSKFGDLFTSDLTNTPLIDRQFLDGIVCDPPYGVREGLRVLGTRDNRPKEEVIIDGVPAHYRPGYIAPKKPYGFEAMINDILNFAARTLVTDGRLCMWMPTTSEKEAEFPVPMHQNLEVISISVQPFSNWTRRLITYRRLPEGVLSDVSSGRQKGDDSGVSADDLNAFRRQYFMKNPDPKQNKKSPIPAVQ
- the SIR2 gene encoding putative histone deacetylase SIR2 (COG:B;~EggNog:ENOG410PGKD;~InterPro:IPR029035,IPR003000,IPR026590,IPR026591;~PFAM:PF02146;~go_function: GO:0070403 - NAD+ binding [Evidence IEA]), translated to MDLVSAPCGESPPLKTPLVEVEAAEVEGTLPAENDVPVEEKGSVSQSEYETDSDGLDNEWETQSLYEDAIQMLRDDQLRDGTIPGACTLEEAVEFRKRLHEIGKAQFVEETIARDTVTAKKLCTAFGILPPTFLDGAPDEAFHPLLAIAISREFTRRQKLPQYNSIDDAVKLLQESKSIIVLTGAGISTSLGIPDFRSKDTGLYSQLEHLGLSDPQEVFDIHIFREDPTIFYSIAKDILPTEKKYSPTHGFIRLLQDKGKLLTNYTQNIDNIEANAGVLPENIVQCHGSFAKATCVKCHHKVLGDEIYDDIKKGVVPECPQCRKQIGEDALKPQGQKRKRSGNWADKDRKANAEDSSDEEDYEIPTPGVMKPDITFFGEDLPDEFGHRLLHHDRDKVDLVIVIGTSLKVAPVAEVPGVLPPHIPQIYISRTPVSHTNFDIDLLGDCDVVVSELCRRAGWDLNHDMIPADEKVDTAPVFGYGSRHVFNVSG
- a CDS encoding uncharacterized protein (COG:S;~EggNog:ENOG410PXRY;~InterPro:IPR011146,IPR019808,IPR001310,IPR036265;~PFAM:PF01230;~go_function: GO:0003824 - catalytic activity [Evidence IEA]), with the protein product MSSCAFCRIAAAHHPVAPSTYLHSTPNANANSPSTPTPGPGEDGHAFLILSTKHVLAFLDIMPLTRGHVLVVPRNHHEKLAEVGVRVSRELGTWLPILSRAVMRTVFGESTDSDPSGSGSGDGNGNGTSGGTRADPSWNWNVVQNNGAGAAQVVPHVHFHIVPRPPLGQASTSAKMSFIMFGRGQREDLDDEEAEDLVRLLREEIAREVVRVKEAEDIDLDGEFRDAESGVAGGKGRL